From the Lathyrus oleraceus cultivar Zhongwan6 chromosome 4, CAAS_Psat_ZW6_1.0, whole genome shotgun sequence genome, one window contains:
- the LOC127074202 gene encoding 2-oxoglutarate-Fe(II) type oxidoreductase hxnY isoform X1 produces MAATLKLPIIDLSSPHRLSTASSIRQACVEYGFFYLVNHGVDEDFMNEAFKERAKFFSLPIQHKNNLNRKEHRGYTPLYAEKLDPTSLSQGDPKESYYIGPLTDTTTLSLNQWPSQELLPNWRPTMESFYWKLLSAGKELMSLIALSLNLDENYFDKISALKKPEAFLCLLRYPGELGSNEEICGASAHSDYGMITLLMTDGVPGLQICKEKLKQPQVWEDVPHVEGAIIVNIGDMMERWTNCLYQSTLHRVMPAGKERYSVAFFMDPPSDCVVECFESCCSESSPPIFPPIRSGDYLNERLKLTYGSEKDLKSSIQTKS; encoded by the exons ATGGCGGCGACATTGAAACTTCCTATCATAGACCTCTCCTCACCTCACCGTCTTTCCACCGCCAGTTCCATCCGCCAG GCATGTGTTGAGTATGGTTTCTTCTACCTTGTCAACCATGGCGTGGACGAAGATTTCATGAATGAAGCATTCAAGGAGAGAGCAAAATTCTTCTCACTTCCAATCCAGCATAAAAATAACTTGAACCGCAAGGAGCATAGAGGCTATACACCTCTATATGCTGAGAAACTTGACCCTACTTCACTCTCCCAAG GTGATCCAAAAGAGAGCTATTACATTGGTCCTTTAACAGATACAACAACTCTTAGTCTCAACCAATGGCCTTCTCAAG AATTACTCCCAAATTGGAGACCTACAATGGAATCCTTCTATTGGAAATTACT CTCAGCTGGCAAAGAGCTGATGTCTCTAATTGCCCTGTCCTTGAATCTAGATGAAAATTACTTTGACAAGATTAGTGCCTTAAAGAAACCAGAAGCTTTTCTTTGCCTTCTGCGTTATCCAG GTGAATTGGGATCTAATGAAGAGATATGCGGTGCCTCTGCTCATTCAGATTATGGGATGATCACTCTTCTAATGACCGACGGTGTTCCAGGGCTTCAG ATCTGCAAGGAGAAGTTGAAGCAGCCACAGGTATGGGAGGATGTGCCTCATGTAGAAGG GGCCATAATTGTGAACATTGGAGACATGATGGAGAGATGGACAAATTGTTTATACCA GTCAACACTTCACAGGGTGATGCCAGCGGGAAAAGAACGCTATTCT GTGGCATTCTTCATGGATCCACCCTCAGACTGTGTAGTGGAATGCTTTGAAAGTTGCTGCAGTGAATCATCTCCACCCAT ATTCCCTCCAATACGTAGCGGGGACTACTTGAATGAGCGACTCAAGCTCACATATGGTTCTGAAAAGGATCTTAAATCCTCAATCCAGACAAAGAGCTAA
- the LOC127074202 gene encoding 2-oxoglutarate-Fe(II) type oxidoreductase isoform X2 has product MAATLKLPIIDLSSPHRLSTASSIRQACVEYGFFYLVNHGVDEDFMNEAFKERAKFFSLPIQHKNNLNRKEHRGYTPLYAEKLDPTSLSQGDPKESYYIGPLTDTTTLSLNQWPSQELLPNWRPTMESFYWKLLSAGKELMSLIALSLNLDENYFDKISALKKPEAFLCLLRYPGELGSNEEICGASAHSDYGMITLLMTDGVPGLQICKEKLKQPQVWEDVPHVEGAIIVNIGDMMERWTNCLYQSTLHRVMPAGKERYSVITNTFLFVGQGGILHGSTLRLCSGML; this is encoded by the exons ATGGCGGCGACATTGAAACTTCCTATCATAGACCTCTCCTCACCTCACCGTCTTTCCACCGCCAGTTCCATCCGCCAG GCATGTGTTGAGTATGGTTTCTTCTACCTTGTCAACCATGGCGTGGACGAAGATTTCATGAATGAAGCATTCAAGGAGAGAGCAAAATTCTTCTCACTTCCAATCCAGCATAAAAATAACTTGAACCGCAAGGAGCATAGAGGCTATACACCTCTATATGCTGAGAAACTTGACCCTACTTCACTCTCCCAAG GTGATCCAAAAGAGAGCTATTACATTGGTCCTTTAACAGATACAACAACTCTTAGTCTCAACCAATGGCCTTCTCAAG AATTACTCCCAAATTGGAGACCTACAATGGAATCCTTCTATTGGAAATTACT CTCAGCTGGCAAAGAGCTGATGTCTCTAATTGCCCTGTCCTTGAATCTAGATGAAAATTACTTTGACAAGATTAGTGCCTTAAAGAAACCAGAAGCTTTTCTTTGCCTTCTGCGTTATCCAG GTGAATTGGGATCTAATGAAGAGATATGCGGTGCCTCTGCTCATTCAGATTATGGGATGATCACTCTTCTAATGACCGACGGTGTTCCAGGGCTTCAG ATCTGCAAGGAGAAGTTGAAGCAGCCACAGGTATGGGAGGATGTGCCTCATGTAGAAGG GGCCATAATTGTGAACATTGGAGACATGATGGAGAGATGGACAAATTGTTTATACCA GTCAACACTTCACAGGGTGATGCCAGCGGGAAAAGAACGCTATTCTGTAATTACTAATACTTTCTTGTTTGTTGGGCAAG GTGGCATTCTTCATGGATCCACCCTCAGACTGTGTAGTGGAATGCTTTGA
- the LOC127074202 gene encoding 2-oxoglutarate-Fe(II) type oxidoreductase isoform X3 codes for MAATLKLPIIDLSSPHRLSTASSIRQACVEYGFFYLVNHGVDEDFMNEAFKERAKFFSLPIQHKNNLNRKEHRGYTPLYAEKLDPTSLSQGDPKESYYIGPLTDTTTLSLNQWPSQELLPNWRPTMESFYWKLLSAGKELMSLIALSLNLDENYFDKISALKKPEAFLCLLRYPGELGSNEEICGASAHSDYGMITLLMTDGVPGLQICKEKLKQPQVWEDVPHVEGAIIVNIGDMMERWTNCLYQSTLHRVMPAGKERYSTGSTFAGGILHGSTLRLCSGML; via the exons ATGGCGGCGACATTGAAACTTCCTATCATAGACCTCTCCTCACCTCACCGTCTTTCCACCGCCAGTTCCATCCGCCAG GCATGTGTTGAGTATGGTTTCTTCTACCTTGTCAACCATGGCGTGGACGAAGATTTCATGAATGAAGCATTCAAGGAGAGAGCAAAATTCTTCTCACTTCCAATCCAGCATAAAAATAACTTGAACCGCAAGGAGCATAGAGGCTATACACCTCTATATGCTGAGAAACTTGACCCTACTTCACTCTCCCAAG GTGATCCAAAAGAGAGCTATTACATTGGTCCTTTAACAGATACAACAACTCTTAGTCTCAACCAATGGCCTTCTCAAG AATTACTCCCAAATTGGAGACCTACAATGGAATCCTTCTATTGGAAATTACT CTCAGCTGGCAAAGAGCTGATGTCTCTAATTGCCCTGTCCTTGAATCTAGATGAAAATTACTTTGACAAGATTAGTGCCTTAAAGAAACCAGAAGCTTTTCTTTGCCTTCTGCGTTATCCAG GTGAATTGGGATCTAATGAAGAGATATGCGGTGCCTCTGCTCATTCAGATTATGGGATGATCACTCTTCTAATGACCGACGGTGTTCCAGGGCTTCAG ATCTGCAAGGAGAAGTTGAAGCAGCCACAGGTATGGGAGGATGTGCCTCATGTAGAAGG GGCCATAATTGTGAACATTGGAGACATGATGGAGAGATGGACAAATTGTTTATACCA GTCAACACTTCACAGGGTGATGCCAGCGGGAAAAGAACGCTATTCT ACTGGTTCTACTTTTGCAGGTGGCATTCTTCATGGATCCACCCTCAGACTGTGTAGTGGAATGCTTTGA